The region TTCCCAACCGCTGTGGTTGATGAGAATTTAGTTGCCGGAAATGTTCACGTTGTTCCTTATAACAATCCTGAATCGCTAGAACAAATTTTCGCTAAGCACGCATCTACCATCGCCTGCTTCATCGTTGAACCAGTTCTCGAAAATATCGGAATTGTTCTTCCAGATGCCGGTTACCTAGAACGTGTTCGCGAACTCTGCGATCAATACGGAATTGTCTTAATCTTTGATGAGGTAAAGACTGGTTTAACTGCTGGCCATCAAGGTGCAGCGCAACGTCTTGGCGTTAAGCCAGATTTGATTACTCTTGCAAAATCAATTGGTGGCGGATTAACTCTCGCTGCATTTGGTGGCAAGCAGAAATATATGGATTTCGTTGTAAATGGAAAGATGGCTCACTTCGGAACATTTAACGGCAACCCGCTTGCCATGGCCGGAATTCGCGCTGTCGATAAAATTTGTACCGCCGAAACTTTGGCTGCTGCTGAAGCGCTTAATCAACAAGCACTTGAGCGCATCTCAGAGATTATCGAGGAGTATCAACTTCCTGCACACACCGTTGGATTCGGTGTTAAGGGCTGTATTACTTGGTCGACAACTCCAGTGCGCAACTACCGCGATTACAAAGCAACCGACTTTGGCGTAGCCGAACTCTCTTGGCTCTGGTCACTTAACCGCGGAATCATTACGCCTCCGGGACTTGATGAGCAATGGTTGATCAGTTTGGCTCACGGACAGAAAGAGATCGACATCTTGGTCGAAGATTTCCGTTCACTTGCCGCAGCGCTTCGTAGCTAATTACTTTTTAGCTAATCGATCCGAACTACGAAATCTGCTCGCGCACGCCCGCGTTCGATTAATTGGGCATTTGCTTCATCAGTTCCCTTTGCCCACGCTTTGGCAGCTTCTGGTTCTTTTCCGTAAGCGATATGGCGCGAGATTAAGCGAGCAATTCTCTTATCGTCATCTACATCAACCATCCAACTCTCATCCAATAAGTCTTTTACCGCTTCCCAACCGCCAGCATCGTGTAATAAGTAATTACCTTCAATAATTACAACCTTGGTATCTGATGTAACTACGCCCTGAGCCGCGATTGATTCTTCAATAGCACGATCAAATATTGGATAGTAAATATTCTGTGTTTGCTCAGATCTAATTCGCTTTACAAGGGATGCAAAACCTGCAACATCAAAGGTATCTGGAGCGCCTTTTCGATCAGCGCGCTTTAGATCCTTTAAAACCTTATTACTTAAGTGATAACCATCCATCGGGACAACAGTTACAAACTCTTTGGGAAGTTTGCTCATTAAGAACTTTGAGAGCGTGGATTTTCCGGCGCCAGGTTTGCCAATTATTCCGATAAGCACGCGCTCAGTTGAGTCAGAGAGAAAGCCTTGAATCCTTGCTAAAGCCGCCTGTTGGTTTGCTAATTGTTCGGGCACTTTTCAAGTTTAGCGCTTGAACTTAACGCAATACTAGGGAATCATAATTTCATGATAAAAAACGGAATCATCAACGGAGATCTCGCCTCACTTCTAGCCAGATTTCGCCATGTAAACACCATTGCGATTGTTGATGGCCCATTTCCGACTTATCCAAACGTTGAAACCATCGACCTCGCTCTAGTCATGGGCACTCCAACGGTTTCACAGGTACTCGACGCGATTTTGCCGCACCTAGATTTAACTGGAATGTATTTGGCGGCAGAGTTTGAGGCGAAGGTTGATGCCGCAACAGTTGCTGAGTACAAAACTCATCATCGCGGATTAGCAACTACGGTAATTCCTCATGAAGAATTTAAAGTTAAAGTTGGCCAAGCGCTAGGAATTATTCATACTGGCGATGCTGTTCCGTACAGCAGCGTTATTTTGCGATCAGGCTGAAATCTATCTCTTCAATTTTTGGATAAGAAGATTGCGCTCCCTTTCGGGTAACGCTCTTGGTTGCACAATCGATTCCAAATTGAACTGCTGATTCTTCGCTTGCACCCGATGCTAACGCAGCGGCAAATGCGCCAATAAAGCAATCGCCTGCACCAGTTGTATCCGTCGCCGTTACTTTCTTAGCTGCGAATCGCTTAACAGAACCGTCTGCAGTTACTAGCGCTGCCCCATCGCTTCCCAAAGTTACGATCGTGCGGCCAGTTTTGCGAAGCGATGCAATAACTGCATCTGAATCCGGTGCACGATGGGTCTTATCGAGTTCAGCAAATTCAATCTCGTTAGGTATTAACCAATCTGTTAACTCGAGCAGGTCATCTGTAAGTGGTTGATAAGGCGCAGGATTAAGGATTGTTGTGATCCCAAGTTCCTGAGCGGTACGAAAAGCAGCCAGTGTTACTTCTTGTGGAATTTCACATTGTGCGATTAATACGCTGACTGCTTTTAACTTGGAGACTTCATCAATTGCATTCTGTGGTGTCAGCGCAAAATTTGCGCCTGGAACAATTGAAATTCGATTCTGGCCTTGGCCATCCACCCAGATATGTGCCACGCCAGTGTGTGTTGGCAATTGCAGAACTGAAGTTGTATCCATTCCACAGTTCTTAAAGTTAGCCAAGCTTTCGCTACCAAATCCATCGTTTCCGATGCCGGTGATCATTGTGACTTTAGCGCCAGTACGGGCTGCCATTACCGCTTGATTGGCGCCTTTTCCACCGAATCCAGTTGTAAAACTTTCTCCAAAGCGGGTTTCACCGGCGGCCGGAAGAATGTCTGCATAGACAGTTAAATCCATCATGGTGCTGCCGATTACAGCGATCTTGGTTTTGGAAAAGTCTTGCATCTTTACAACGCAACTTCTGTACGAGTTTCATGTGATTTCATCGCTGCTGCAAATGTGCGATGCGAATCAACAACTTCAGAAACGGAGGCGCAAGCAAATTTATCGCCAAGTTTCCCTTCGCGTTCTGCGAAGTATGCAGCCCACATCTGCAATAGCGCATCAGGAAAACCAAATTCAAAGATATGTCCGGTGATCACTGGCCAATTTGAAGCGTGACCTGGTTGGATCTCAGACCAGACTTGTTCTCCGTTACGCAGCGCAAAGGTGTGATAAACCGCAGGGTTCTTTGTACTAAAGCGAACTCCCCCGGTCATTCCAATTGCGCTAAAGAAGAAGGTATTGCTTTCACCTGGAGCGATTCGCTTCATCTCCCAGAACATCGGAAATTCGCGATCGTTGTCGGGGTTGGCAGCGCGCATCGCAAGGACTGCGTTATCAAAAGTATCGCAAGGCACTTGCTCGCCTGCAGCGCTTTCACGATGCGTAACGATGTCATCAAGAATTGCAAAGACCTTTGTTGGTTTATATCCCAAGCGAAGTGGGATATGCGCCGCGTGCATTCCGAGATCACCGAGTACGCCGATATCGCCGCAGAATTTACGTTGACGCTTCCAGTTTATTTTCTTCTTGCGATCGATATCCGATGAGTGAAGTAGCCCAGAACTAACTTCTACTATTTCTCCTAGATTGCCACTGCGCGCTTCGCGAATAGCAGCCTGTGCGCCTGGAAAGAATGGCAGTTCGCTAGATACGCGTACGAAATTTTTCTTACCAACTAGCGCTGCCTCAATCTTTTCTGCAGCCGCTAGATCGATTCCGAAGGGCTTTTCACCTAGAAAATCTTTACCAGCGTTTATCGCGGCAATATAAATTTCTTCATGCAGGTTATGCGGAACGGCGATGTAAACCACATCAACGTTAGGGCTAGCTAACAACTCTTTGTAGTCACTGTATGACTCAGAAACTCCTGCATTGGTAAAGAATTCGCGCACCGCATCAGAGGTATCTGCGATCGCGGTAATCACTGGGCGAACTGGATGATCTAGGAGCGCATCCCAGCGCCCAACTAGAGCAAGTAGTTCACGGCCCATTAGGCCACCGCCGATAATTCCGACCTTTACCGTCTTCTGTGTAGACATATCAAGCAGAGACAATCTTTAGCGCATCCTGTGCGGATGTGCCTTTATGTAACATCGCCATCAACGCTTGGGTCATCTTCGCTGGTTTTGGATGAGCGATGATATTTCGACCGTAAACAATTCCCGCTGCGCCTTGCTTTAGAACTTCGGCGGTGCGATTTAGCAGTTCCTCGTCAGAGACACGTCCACCACCACGAACTAGAACTGGTACTGAACCCGCAGTTTGAATGACGTGGTGATAATCAGCTGCGACATCTGTTGGATCTGCCTTAATTACATCCGCGCCTAATTCAATTGCCTGTCGCACAAGTGGGACAACTTTTTCAAGCTCACCATCTGATGTGTATCCGCCGGTTGTTGCATCCTTCATAACTAGAGGCTCAACCATTAGCGGCATTCCGTAATGCTCGCACTGCGCCTTAAGAGTCATGATGTTGCGAATACAAGAATCGCGAAGTTCGGGGCGGCCCGGCAGATCAAGTAGGTTCACAACCACAATCGCGGCATCAAGACGTACTGCCTGCAGCACCGCATCTTCAAGCAAAATACTAAAGAGATGATCTGGAATTACCTTGCCATAAACGTTTGCAACATCTGTGCGCAACACCAGCGCCGGTTTATTTGGCTTCGGATTGTTCTGTAGGTGCTTGGCTTGCCCTAGGGTCAATTGAATTGCATCAGGTGCAGCATCAATCAAGGTATTAACTGCAGCGCCCATATCTTCAATGCCTGCAAGGAATGTTCCTTCACCAAAGAAGCCATGGTCAACTGCGATATCGAAGCAGCGGCCATTGTTAAATAAGCGCTTTAGGCGAATTGATACATCAGACATTAAGTGGCTCCATTTTCGCTGGTAATTTCATTAACTCTGCAAGTAGTCTAGAACCATGTCACAGAGTTCAACCACCCCTTCCAAGCTACCTTCTAATCAATTTGATCACTTTTATCGCGGTGGCAATCGAATCGGCGCCTTACGTCACGGCCCCGGAGGACCAATGCGTCCTGAAGAGTGGATCGGTTCGATCACAACTCGTTTTGGTGAAGCAGAGCAAGGGCTTTCACGTTTAAGTGATGGCACTTTGCTACGCGATGCAATCAAGAACGATTCTGATGGTTGGTTGGGTGCAGATCACGTAAAGAACTTTGGCTTAAGTACAGAAATTTTAATCAAGTTGCTAGATCCAGATCAGCGCCTTCCAGTTCATTACCATCCAAATAAAGCCTTTGCGAAAACTCATCTCGGTTTAGATCATGGAAAAACTGAAGCGTGGATTATCTTAGAAGCGCCAGCCGGTTCTGGAGTTGGACTCGGATTCGCACAGAAACAGAATAAAGAAGATCTACTTAAATTGGTCCGCGCGCAAGATTCTGCGGCACTTCTTGCATCACTTCGTCGCACCGAAGTTCAAGTTGGCGATGCGGTTTTAGTTCCAGCAGGAGTTGCACATGCAATTGATGCTGGAATATTTGTTTTGGAACTACAAGAGCCAACTGATTTATCAGCGCTTCTTGAATGGGAAGGCTTTGCAGTGGATGGAATCAAAGATGGCCATCTCGGTTTAGGTTTTGAAACCGTTACCGACGCGCTGCTACTTGATCCTTTAACTGATTCTGAATTTGATTCACTAATTACTCATAACGTCTTTTCGGGTGGGGCGCTTCGTTCGGTTCTGCCTCTGAAATCAGATGGGTACTTCCGAGCGCATTTAGCGCCTGGTTCTGGTGATTTCCAAGCTGGCTTTGCCGTCGCACTTGTCTTAGATGGATCAGGATCAATTTCCTTCGCTAACGCACCAGAAATGGGGATAACTAAAGGCGATGCCATTGTGATTCCACATAGCGCTGGTGCGTTTGCTTTCAGTGGAGCGAACGCGATTGTCTGTCGCCCACCACTTGCAGAACTGGCGCGAGTTGCGCCGTAAGCGTCACGATTAAAATGTCTCAACAAATTTTGATCGGTGTCGATATCGGCACATCTCG is a window of Candidatus Planktophila lacus DNA encoding:
- a CDS encoding aspartate aminotransferase family protein, which gives rise to MITQSHHAESFRLVPATSTPVSPEKVASLLASEWELFTKNTKGSLAESARSMKSLPLGVTSSFQHWDPYPISIVSAQGAWMTDVDGRQLLDLSMGFGAMLAGHLNPVVVEEVKASLDTGMLFVTPSPISTDAAERICRRFGIDQVRFTNSGTESTMYAVRVARSATGKRDIVKVEGGYHGSYDPFVVSAKPKLDAAGDADFPTAVVDENLVAGNVHVVPYNNPESLEQIFAKHASTIACFIVEPVLENIGIVLPDAGYLERVRELCDQYGIVLIFDEVKTGLTAGHQGAAQRLGVKPDLITLAKSIGGGLTLAAFGGKQKYMDFVVNGKMAHFGTFNGNPLAMAGIRAVDKICTAETLAAAEALNQQALERISEIIEEYQLPAHTVGFGVKGCITWSTTPVRNYRDYKATDFGVAELSWLWSLNRGIITPPGLDEQWLISLAHGQKEIDILVEDFRSLAAALRS
- a CDS encoding class I fructose-bisphosphate aldolase, producing MSDVSIRLKRLFNNGRCFDIAVDHGFFGEGTFLAGIEDMGAAVNTLIDAAPDAIQLTLGQAKHLQNNPKPNKPALVLRTDVANVYGKVIPDHLFSILLEDAVLQAVRLDAAIVVVNLLDLPGRPELRDSCIRNIMTLKAQCEHYGMPLMVEPLVMKDATTGGYTSDGELEKVVPLVRQAIELGADVIKADPTDVAADYHHVIQTAGSVPVLVRGGGRVSDEELLNRTAEVLKQGAAGIVYGRNIIAHPKPAKMTQALMAMLHKGTSAQDALKIVSA
- the rbsK gene encoding ribokinase, which codes for MQDFSKTKIAVIGSTMMDLTVYADILPAAGETRFGESFTTGFGGKGANQAVMAARTGAKVTMITGIGNDGFGSESLANFKNCGMDTTSVLQLPTHTGVAHIWVDGQGQNRISIVPGANFALTPQNAIDEVSKLKAVSVLIAQCEIPQEVTLAAFRTAQELGITTILNPAPYQPLTDDLLELTDWLIPNEIEFAELDKTHRAPDSDAVIASLRKTGRTIVTLGSDGAALVTADGSVKRFAAKKVTATDTTGAGDCFIGAFAAALASGASEESAVQFGIDCATKSVTRKGAQSSYPKIEEIDFSLIAK
- a CDS encoding Gfo/Idh/MocA family protein, which encodes MSTQKTVKVGIIGGGLMGRELLALVGRWDALLDHPVRPVITAIADTSDAVREFFTNAGVSESYSDYKELLASPNVDVVYIAVPHNLHEEIYIAAINAGKDFLGEKPFGIDLAAAEKIEAALVGKKNFVRVSSELPFFPGAQAAIREARSGNLGEIVEVSSGLLHSSDIDRKKKINWKRQRKFCGDIGVLGDLGMHAAHIPLRLGYKPTKVFAILDDIVTHRESAAGEQVPCDTFDNAVLAMRAANPDNDREFPMFWEMKRIAPGESNTFFFSAIGMTGGVRFSTKNPAVYHTFALRNGEQVWSEIQPGHASNWPVITGHIFEFGFPDALLQMWAAYFAEREGKLGDKFACASVSEVVDSHRTFAAAMKSHETRTEVAL
- a CDS encoding nucleoside/nucleotide kinase family protein → MPEQLANQQAALARIQGFLSDSTERVLIGIIGKPGAGKSTLSKFLMSKLPKEFVTVVPMDGYHLSNKVLKDLKRADRKGAPDTFDVAGFASLVKRIRSEQTQNIYYPIFDRAIEESIAAQGVVTSDTKVVIIEGNYLLHDAGGWEAVKDLLDESWMVDVDDDKRIARLISRHIAYGKEPEAAKAWAKGTDEANAQLIERGRARADFVVRID
- a CDS encoding phosphoheptose isomerase; translated protein: MSQSSTTPSKLPSNQFDHFYRGGNRIGALRHGPGGPMRPEEWIGSITTRFGEAEQGLSRLSDGTLLRDAIKNDSDGWLGADHVKNFGLSTEILIKLLDPDQRLPVHYHPNKAFAKTHLGLDHGKTEAWIILEAPAGSGVGLGFAQKQNKEDLLKLVRAQDSAALLASLRRTEVQVGDAVLVPAGVAHAIDAGIFVLELQEPTDLSALLEWEGFAVDGIKDGHLGLGFETVTDALLLDPLTDSEFDSLITHNVFSGGALRSVLPLKSDGYFRAHLAPGSGDFQAGFAVALVLDGSGSISFANAPEMGITKGDAIVIPHSAGAFAFSGANAIVCRPPLAELARVAP
- a CDS encoding RbsD/FucU domain-containing protein — its product is MIKNGIINGDLASLLARFRHVNTIAIVDGPFPTYPNVETIDLALVMGTPTVSQVLDAILPHLDLTGMYLAAEFEAKVDAATVAEYKTHHRGLATTVIPHEEFKVKVGQALGIIHTGDAVPYSSVILRSG